Below is a window of Leptospiraceae bacterium DNA.
ACTGTGGGTGGCTGGGTTGCTGCTAAAGGAGCAGGGCAGGCTTCCACCGGATATGGAAAAATGGAAGATATCGCTCTTGCGGTTACTGTTGTTACCCCCGAAGGAATTATAGAAACAAAACCTTATCCTGCTGCGTCTATCGGTCCTGATATTTTCAAATTCTTTTTGGGATCAGAGGGGATACTCGGTGTAATCACAAAAGTTACTTTAAAAGTTAGAAAGTATAAAGCGGAAGATTCCTCCATGACTTCTTTTATCTTTCCTGACTTTGAATCTGGCTGTAAAGCAATGCGCGAAATTATGCAGGGTGGTTTTGGAAAGCCTCATTTCTTCCGACTCCAAGATCCAGAAGAGACTGATATTTCTTTTAGAATGTCAGGTAAAGAAGGAAGTATTTCTGATAAGTTTTTAAAGTTAATTCGCTATTATCCGATGAAGCGTTGTTTGATGTATGTAATTATTGACGGAGATCCCGACTACACGAAATTTCTTTTGAAGAAAGTGAGAAAAGTAGCCAAACAAAATAAAGCATTCGAAACAGGAAAATCCGTTGTGAATAAATGGTTGGAGCAAAGATATTCGAGTGCCTATCTACGGGACTCTTTAATGGACCAAGGCGTTATGATTGATACCCTCGAAACTGCGGTTACATGGGATAATCTCCTAGGACTTTGGAAAGCGGCTCGTGATTATGTAAAACAAAACAAAACACACTTTCCCTTGTTCATATTTCTCATGCTTATGAAAATGGAGCAAATCTATATTTTATATTGATGTGTCCAATGGATCCAAAAGATGAAGTAGGCGAATTTAACAAATTTCATAAAGGGCTAATAGATGTTATCCATAAAAACAATGGCTCTCTCTCGCACCATCATGGCATAGGTCGATTAACCTCTCATTTGATGAAAGAAGAAGTTGGTGAACTCGGATTACAGACTTTGCAAGCATTAAAAGATTCACTTGACCCAAAAGGAATTATGAATCCAGGAGGCACACTTGGTCTCAAATGAAATCAAATCAAAAGTGCAATCCCGCAAAGAAAGAGAATTTATTAAGCGGGGAGAAGAGATTTTAGAAACAGCTAAATCCCTATTTAAAAAACAAAATCCAGCTCTAGTCAGTATGGATATGATTGCAAATGAAGTAGGAATCGGAAGAGGCACACTCTATTTGCATTACAAGGGCAAAGATGAACTCATGATGCGAATTGTTTTAAATCGTCATATCAATTGTTAAGTGAATTGGACAATATTGATTTAAAACTTTCAGCCGAGGATCTGCTGAAAAACAGTAAGAGTCTACTTAGAGCATAATATCAATTCGCCACAAGACTATCTCATGCAAAAAAATGCGAAGAGAATATTATAAAAGAAAATGTAGGCGAAGAAATTTTACAGGAAGTAGAAGAAGAAAGGCTAAAGCGAATGGCTATCATGGAAAAAATCTTTCTCAGGTTAAAGAGGAAGGAAAGATTCGAGATATTCCTCCTTATCTTCTTGCAGGGAGCTACCTGGGGCATGCTAAAGGCGCACTCGATGTAATTGTAAGTGGGTATTTTAAACAAGAAATTGCAGATGAAGAAATGTTTTTTGCACTGGTTGAAAATCTTTTATTTTACGGACTTTTCAAATCAGAGGAGAAATTAAAATGAAAACAAAAAGAATTCCAATTCAAGATTTAAAGGAAAAAGAATTAGATGTATTAATCATTGGTGGTGGAATCACAGGGGCTTGTATTCTCTGGGATGC
It encodes the following:
- a CDS encoding helix-turn-helix transcriptional regulator; translated protein: MVSNEIKSKVQSRKEREFIKRGEEILETAKSLFKKQNPALVSMDMIANEVGIGRGTLYLHYKGKDELMMRIVLNRHINC